AGGATCCGGAGGGCGGGGAGCCGTTCACCCGGCCGACCCTCGTCCTCACCGGCCGGCAGGACCACTCCACCGGCTATCTCGACCAGTTCGCGCTGCTGCCGCACTATCCCCGGGCGACGTTCGCGGTGCTGGACGTGGCCGGGCACAACCTTCAGATCGAGCAGCCGGTGCTGTTCGACGCGCTGGTGGGCGAGTGGCTCGACCGGGTGGCCGCCGAGGGTTGAGCGGGCCGAGGGAGCCGGTCAGGCGGCCGGCTCCCAGGCGTACGCGGCGAGGGGCGCGTCCACCGGCGCGGCGGTGAGCCGGTTGGCGAACGTCGAGATGGTGTAAGCCCCGATGCCGAGCACCACGTCCAGGGCGTGCCTCGGCTGGTAGCCGGCGGACAGGAACGCCCGTACGTCGTCGTCCGGGACGGCACCCCGGTGCGCCAGCACGGCCAGCACGAATCGCCGCAACGCCTCCAGCCGGCGCTCCGGCAGCGGCGCGCCGGCCCGCAGCGCCTCGATCAGCTCGGGCGCCGCGCCGAGCCGGTGCAGCGTGGCGGTGTGCAGCGCCACGCAGAGGTGGCACTCGTGGTGGGTGGCGACGGTCAGCACCAGCACCTCCCGGTCGAGGTGGTCGAGGCCCGAGGCCTCGAAGATCCGGCTGGCGGTGAGGAACCCCTTGAGGGCCTCCGGGGACTCGGCCATCCGCGCCACCGCGACGGGCAGGTAGCCGAACGCCTGTCGTACGCCGTCGATGGTGGAGCGGGCGGCGGCGGGGGCGGTCTCGGGGGTGTGCGTGGGGAAGATGTGTTCGGTCACGGGTGACCTGCTCTCGGGTAGCCGGGGTTCACGTCGCGTACGATCGTCAACGTGATTGACCAAATAGTAAACGTGGTTGTCGAACGTGGCAACGGCTGATCCCGAGCGGCCCGGGTTCCTGCTGCCCCTGCTGCTGCTCGCCGGGTTCCGTACGTTCATCGACGACCTGCACGCGGAGCTGGCCCGACAGGGACACGACCAGCTGCGCCCGCTGCACGGCTTCGTGCTCCAGGCCGTCGGCCCCGACGGCACCACCGCCGGCGAGCTGGGCCAACGGCTGGGCATCTCGAAGCAGGCGGCCGGCAAGACGGTGGACCGGCTGGTCACCCTCGGCTACCTGGAACGGGCCGACGACCCCCGCGACGCGCGCCGCAAGCTGGTCCGGATGACCGACCGCGGGCACGACGGGCTACGCCGCTCGGCCGTCGTCTTCGACCAGCTCCGGGACCGCTGGGCGGCGACCCTCGGCGCGGACCGGGTCGCCGCCATCGAGAACGACCTGCGGACCATGACCCCCGCGAACTGGTTCCGCCTCGACGTGCCCGGCTGGTTCGGCGGCTGACTCCGGACAGCCGTCGACGGGGCCGCGCCGGTCAAGCCCCCCGGGGGAAAGTCACCAACCCTGTCGTACGCCCCGGGAGCCGGCGCAGCCTGGACGACATGTCGGACGCCTACCTGGTCGGTGACCCGGACGGCCTGTCACCGCTGCTCACCGAGCTGCGGAACGCGGTCGCCCGGGAGCTGCACGCCCAGCTCGCACTGCGGGCCGAACGGATCGAGCTGGCCGATGTGCCCGAGGTGGCCTACCAGATCACCCGGCGCGTCGACGAGCTCCTCCGCCACCGCCGCGGGCGACTCCCGCATCCTCACTCGCCGAAGTAGAGCCGCTCCGGGTCGACCAGGATCACGTCCGGCCGGCCGGCGGCGACCTGCCGCAACTCGTCGGTGAAGCCCTCGCCGCTGGCCAACAGCAGCCGGGCCGCGTCCGCTTCGAAACCCTCCCGCGCGGCGAGCAACTGACGCGCACGCTCCAGCCGTCCGAGGTCGGGTCGGCCCAGGACACGGCCCCACTTGGCTTCGCCGATACCCAGCAATGGCCGCGCACCGTCGCCGACGGGTGGCTCCCCGATCGCCACGAGGTCGAGTTCGTGACTGGTCCGGGTCGACGGGTCGGTGAGAACGCCGGCGCTCGCCTCGGCCACGACCCCGCCGAAGGTCTCCGGAACGGCGAACCGCAAGGTCCACTGCCGTACCGTCTCCTCGAAGGCGGGTCCGAGCACGGCGCTGCCGAAGCGTCGCTGCGAACGCCGCCACACGTCCGCCCCGCGGCGCTGCTCCAGGGCCGTCCACGCCGGCCGCATGATCGCCTGATAGAAGGTGATGAGCGGTTCGGAGATCCGATAGCGGCTCCGCCCGCTACGCAGCGGGTCCGGGTCCCGGACGAGCAGACCCGCGTCCTCCAGGACGGTCAGGGGATGCTGCAGGTCGGTCGCCTTCCGCCCGATGTAGCTGGCGATGCCGCCCCGCGTGCCGTTACCCTCCGCCACCGCCGCGAGCACGGAATGGTAGAGCGCCGTGTCCCGCAGGTCCGGATCCTCGGCCAACAGGTAGCGCGCTTCCCGGAAGAGGGGCCGTGCCGGGTTCAGGATCGCCCGCACCACCCAGTCATCGAAGTCGGCCGGACCGTCCGGAGCGTCGTCCTGGACGTACTCGCGACGGTACGCGGGCGTGCCGCCGACGATGGCGAACACCTGGGCCGCCAGTAGCGGGTCGCTGAGGCCCCAGAACATCGCCGCGGTGCGGTAGTCCAGCGGCGGAACCGGAAGCTCCAGACCGGCGCGCCCGCGCAGTGGAGCCGAGCCGGCCAGGAGGCCTCCCATGAAGGAGAGCGCCGAACCGCAGAGAAGCAGGCGGGTACGGGACTCGACGCGTTCCGGCCGACCCGGCGTGAGGGCATGCTGGAGGATCGACGGCAGATCCCGACTGGCGCGCGCCAGGTACGGGAACTCGTCGAGCACGACCGTCGTCGGGCGCGCCCGTCCCAGGGCCAGCAGGGCGTCGACGGCACTCGACCAGTCGGGCAGATGCAGCGGACCCGGAGCGGAGGTGTGCTGGCCGAGTGCCTCGCCCAGGCGCCGGAGCGACTCCGCCGGGGTGGCCTCGGTGGCACCGAAATAGAACCCGCCCGTAGCCCGCGCCAACTCGTAGAGCAGGAACGTCTTGCCCTGCCGACGTCGGCCACTAACCACACCGAGGGTCGCGCCGGGGCGCTCGTCCGCGGCGAAGCGGGCCAACTCCGCCCACTCGTAGTCGCGGTCAAAGATGCCCGTCGGCTTCGTCAGCCCCACCCGTCACCTCAGAATGTAGAACTACAGTTCTTAGAAGTGTAGTCCTACAAAATGTGACGTCAGCTGAGGCCGCCGTACGAGTGCAGGCCGGTGAAGAAGATGTTCACGCCGAACAGGTTCATCAGCACGGTGAAGAAGCCGATCACCGCGATCCAGGTCGCCACGTTCCGCTTCACGCTCGGGGTGGCCCGGGCGTGCAGGTAGCCCGCGTAGACGACCCACGAGATGAACGCCCAGGTCTCCTTCGGGTCCCAGCCCCACGGACGGCCCCAGGCCGCCTCGGCCCAGATGGCTCCCGCGATCACCGCGAACGTGAAGATCGGGAACGAGAAGGCGTGCAACACGAAGGTCAGCCGCTCCAGGGCGGCCGCCGCCGGCAGCCGCTTGGCGAGCGTGTAGGGGAAGCTCCGCCGGCCCTGCTCGTAGCCGTTGCGCATCAGGAAGGCCACCGCCGGCACGA
This genomic stretch from Micromonospora krabiensis harbors:
- a CDS encoding carboxymuconolactone decarboxylase family protein, whose protein sequence is MTEHIFPTHTPETAPAAARSTIDGVRQAFGYLPVAVARMAESPEALKGFLTASRIFEASGLDHLDREVLVLTVATHHECHLCVALHTATLHRLGAAPELIEALRAGAPLPERRLEALRRFVLAVLAHRGAVPDDDVRAFLSAGYQPRHALDVVLGIGAYTISTFANRLTAAPVDAPLAAYAWEPAA
- a CDS encoding MarR family winged helix-turn-helix transcriptional regulator, whose product is MATADPERPGFLLPLLLLAGFRTFIDDLHAELARQGHDQLRPLHGFVLQAVGPDGTTAGELGQRLGISKQAAGKTVDRLVTLGYLERADDPRDARRKLVRMTDRGHDGLRRSAVVFDQLRDRWAATLGADRVAAIENDLRTMTPANWFRLDVPGWFGG
- a CDS encoding AAA family ATPase, with the protein product MGLTKPTGIFDRDYEWAELARFAADERPGATLGVVSGRRRQGKTFLLYELARATGGFYFGATEATPAESLRRLGEALGQHTSAPGPLHLPDWSSAVDALLALGRARPTTVVLDEFPYLARASRDLPSILQHALTPGRPERVESRTRLLLCGSALSFMGGLLAGSAPLRGRAGLELPVPPLDYRTAAMFWGLSDPLLAAQVFAIVGGTPAYRREYVQDDAPDGPADFDDWVVRAILNPARPLFREARYLLAEDPDLRDTALYHSVLAAVAEGNGTRGGIASYIGRKATDLQHPLTVLEDAGLLVRDPDPLRSGRSRYRISEPLITFYQAIMRPAWTALEQRRGADVWRRSQRRFGSAVLGPAFEETVRQWTLRFAVPETFGGVVAEASAGVLTDPSTRTSHELDLVAIGEPPVGDGARPLLGIGEAKWGRVLGRPDLGRLERARQLLAAREGFEADAARLLLASGEGFTDELRQVAAGRPDVILVDPERLYFGE